The DNA region GGATGTCGCTTCCCCGGGGGTGTAGATACCCCCTCAAAGTTTTGGTCGCTCCTTCATAACCCACCAGACCTCAGCCGCGAGCCGCCGAGCACGCGATTCAACGGCGACGTCTACTACCACCCCGTCGGCACACACCATGGCACCACCAATGCCACAAAATCGTACTTTCTAGAGGACACGGGAAGAAGCAACGTGGCCCAGTTCGACGCCGGGTTCTTCAGTATCCAggccagcgaggccgaggccatggaccCGCAGCACCGGATGCTGCTTGAAGTGGTTTACGACGGActgtgcgccgccggccagccgatGGAGAAGTTGCGAGGCTCCGACACAGCTGTATATG from Purpureocillium takamizusanense chromosome 3, complete sequence includes:
- the FSA1 gene encoding putative PKS/NRPS-like protein biosynthetic cluster (SMCOG1022:Beta-ketoacyl synthase~antiSMASH:Cluster_3.4~EggNog:ENOG503NWH8~COG:I); this translates as MPEPIAVIGSGCRFPGGVDTPSKFWSLLHNPPDLSREPPSTRFNGDVYYHPVGTHHGTTNATKSYFLEDTGRSNVAQFDAGFFSIQASEAEAMDPQHRMLLEVVYDGLCAAGQPMEKLRGSDTAVYVGVMCDDYNTMLERDWETMPRYTATGLARSLAANRVSYFFDWHGPSLTIDTACSSSLVALDQAVQVLRSGKSAVAVAAGTSLILSPGTYMTISLGK